A DNA window from Pseudomonas sp. B21-056 contains the following coding sequences:
- a CDS encoding DMT family transporter — protein sequence MDKTLRRGSLEMTAAMLISGTIGWFVLVSGLPVLDVVFWRCVFGAATLLLICAGFGFLRRDILTRTTFLLAVLSGVAIVGNWVLLFASYSRASIAIGTAVYNVQPFMLVGLAALFLGEKITAQKLFWLAVSFLGMLAIVSAHGEQGQGGGEYLVGIALALGAAFLYAIAALIIKRLTGTPPHLIALVQVSTGVLLLAPWANFSALPQQPEGWASLVTLGMVHTGVMYVLLYSAIQRLPTAITGALSFIYPIAAIFVDWFAFGHRLEPLQWLGVAAILLAAAGMQQGWGFKARRPALP from the coding sequence ATGGACAAGACCTTACGTCGCGGTTCGCTGGAAATGACCGCCGCCATGCTGATTTCCGGAACCATAGGTTGGTTCGTGCTGGTGTCCGGCCTGCCGGTGCTGGATGTGGTGTTCTGGCGCTGCGTGTTCGGCGCGGCCACCTTGTTGCTGATTTGCGCCGGTTTCGGTTTCTTGCGCCGGGACATCCTGACCCGCACCACATTCCTGCTGGCGGTGCTCAGTGGGGTGGCGATCGTCGGCAACTGGGTGTTGCTGTTCGCCTCTTACTCACGGGCCTCGATTGCCATCGGCACCGCCGTGTACAACGTCCAGCCGTTCATGCTGGTGGGGTTGGCGGCGCTGTTCCTGGGGGAAAAGATTACCGCGCAAAAGCTGTTCTGGCTGGCGGTGTCGTTTCTCGGGATGCTGGCAATCGTCAGCGCCCATGGTGAGCAAGGGCAGGGCGGCGGGGAGTACCTGGTGGGCATTGCACTGGCTCTTGGCGCTGCGTTTTTGTATGCCATTGCGGCGCTGATCATCAAGCGCTTGACCGGCACGCCACCGCACTTGATTGCGTTGGTGCAGGTCAGCACCGGTGTATTGCTGCTGGCACCCTGGGCAAACTTCTCGGCCTTGCCGCAACAGCCCGAGGGCTGGGCCAGCCTCGTCACCCTCGGCATGGTTCACACCGGGGTGATGTATGTGCTGTTGTACAGCGCGATCCAACGCTTGCCGACCGCGATCACCGGTGCACTATCGTTCATCTATCCAATCGCGGCGATCTTCGTCGACTGGTTCGCCTTCGGCCATCGCCTCGAACCGCTGCAATGGCTGGGTGTGGCGGCGATCCTGCTGGCGGCTGCCGGCATGCAGCAAGGCTGGGGTTTCAAGGCACGTCGCCCAGCCCTGCCGTAA
- a CDS encoding NADP-dependent glyceraldehyde-3-phosphate dehydrogenase, giving the protein MSTANLLANLFPSAADIPLAYRLEERIEQREYLVDGVLKTWQGPLAVVRSPVYLASEQGDEQVVLGSTPLLDAETALTALDAAVRAYDRGQGLWPTMRVAERIRHVETFLARMREQRETVVKLLMWEIGKNLKDSQKEFDRTCDYIVDTINALKELDRRSSRFELEQDTLGQIRRVPLGVALCMGPYNYPLNETFTTLIPALIMGNTVVFKPAKLGVLLVRPLLEAFRDSFPAGVINVIYGSGRETVSALMASGKIDIFAFIGTNKAASDLKKLHPRPHRLRAALGLDAKNPGLVLPDVDLDNAVSEALTGSLSFNGQRCTALKILFVHEDVAPAFIEKFNTRLAALRPGMPWEDGVALTPLPEAGKIDYLRSLVDDAVAKGAAVTNAHGGESRSSFFYPAVLYPVNTAMRVYHEEQFGPVVPIVPYRDLNTVIDYVLESDFGQQLSIFGTHPAEVGKLVDTFANQVGRININAQCQRGPDTFPFNGRKNSAEGTLSVHDALRTFSIRTLVATKFQESNKALISDIIRERDSNFLTTDYIF; this is encoded by the coding sequence ATGAGCACAGCCAACCTCCTCGCCAATCTGTTTCCCAGTGCCGCCGATATCCCCCTGGCCTATCGCCTCGAAGAACGGATCGAGCAGCGTGAATACCTGGTCGATGGCGTCCTGAAGACCTGGCAGGGGCCGCTGGCCGTCGTGCGCAGTCCGGTGTACCTGGCCAGTGAGCAAGGCGATGAACAGGTGGTGCTCGGCAGTACGCCGTTGCTGGATGCCGAAACCGCCCTCACCGCCCTGGACGCTGCCGTTCGGGCTTATGACCGCGGCCAGGGCCTGTGGCCGACGATGCGGGTGGCCGAGCGCATCCGCCACGTGGAAACCTTCCTGGCGCGCATGCGCGAGCAGCGCGAGACGGTGGTCAAGTTGCTGATGTGGGAGATAGGCAAGAACCTCAAGGACTCCCAGAAGGAGTTCGACCGCACCTGCGATTACATCGTCGACACCATCAATGCCCTCAAGGAACTTGACCGCCGCTCCAGCCGCTTCGAGCTGGAACAGGATACCCTCGGGCAGATCCGTCGCGTGCCCCTGGGCGTGGCCCTGTGCATGGGCCCCTACAACTATCCGCTGAACGAAACCTTCACCACGCTGATCCCGGCCCTGATCATGGGCAACACCGTGGTGTTCAAGCCGGCCAAGCTCGGCGTGCTGCTGGTGCGCCCGCTGCTGGAAGCCTTTCGCGACAGTTTCCCGGCTGGGGTGATCAACGTGATCTACGGCAGCGGCCGGGAAACCGTCAGCGCGTTGATGGCCAGCGGCAAGATCGACATCTTCGCCTTCATCGGCACCAACAAGGCTGCCAGCGACCTGAAGAAACTCCATCCGCGCCCGCACCGCCTGCGTGCCGCCCTGGGGCTGGATGCGAAAAACCCGGGGCTGGTGCTGCCGGACGTTGACCTCGACAATGCCGTCAGCGAGGCGCTGACCGGTTCGCTGTCATTCAACGGCCAGCGTTGCACGGCGTTGAAAATCCTCTTCGTCCATGAAGACGTGGCACCGGCATTCATCGAGAAATTCAACACCAGGCTCGCCGCCCTCAGGCCGGGCATGCCGTGGGAAGACGGTGTGGCGCTGACGCCATTGCCCGAGGCCGGCAAGATCGATTACCTGCGCTCCCTGGTGGACGACGCGGTCGCCAAGGGTGCAGCGGTGACCAACGCCCATGGCGGTGAATCCCGCAGCTCATTCTTCTACCCAGCCGTGCTCTATCCGGTAAATACCGCAATGCGGGTCTATCACGAGGAACAGTTCGGCCCGGTCGTGCCCATCGTGCCGTATCGCGACCTCAACACCGTGATCGACTACGTACTGGAGTCCGACTTTGGCCAGCAACTGAGCATCTTCGGTACCCATCCAGCTGAAGTCGGCAAGCTGGTGGATACCTTCGCCAACCAGGTCGGGCGTATCAACATCAACGCCCAGTGCCAGCGTGGACCGGACACCTTCCCGTTCAACGGCCGGAAAAACTCGGCCGAGGGCACCTTGTCCGTGCACGATGCGTTGCGCACCTTTTCGATCCGCACCCTGGTGGCGACCAAGTTCCAGGAGAGCAACAAGGCGCTGATCAGCGACATCATCCGCGAGCGGGACTCAAACTTCCTGACCACCGACTACATCTTCTGA
- a CDS encoding autotransporter outer membrane beta-barrel domain-containing protein, with protein MRTSLRPQEITTTFYTVSTSLLLCSSMEVMAWPVEQSSQPWYDRTPSDNPNVTLINTDSTSDKSPALFTLRNDSGHTQRMGLIGGQNQIIANVGGVLVSPAMAEPGKDALNLQGTNLGAYWSLTGPDGWHVDLSASGGRVNGYSRTEQGQRQATEGSAVTLSVEGGFPIGISENWVVEPQAQLINQRVTLDTGNAEDGNSSALSTWSGRVGARLKGTYEVNGLGVEPYVRTNLWHTVQSADALSLDKVDKISSSRKSSTVELGLGLVARVTPVVSLYVSADYSSDVDDNDLNGVIASLGVRMRW; from the coding sequence ATGAGAACTTCCCTGCGCCCCCAAGAAATCACCACCACCTTCTACACCGTGTCGACCTCGTTGTTGCTGTGCTCATCCATGGAGGTAATGGCCTGGCCTGTCGAGCAATCCTCGCAACCCTGGTATGACCGAACACCGTCCGACAATCCGAACGTCACCCTCATCAACACCGACTCTACATCCGACAAAAGCCCCGCGTTGTTCACCCTTCGCAACGACAGTGGCCATACCCAGCGCATGGGCCTGATCGGTGGACAGAACCAGATCATTGCCAATGTCGGCGGTGTGCTGGTCAGCCCGGCCATGGCCGAACCGGGCAAAGACGCGTTGAACCTGCAAGGCACGAACCTGGGCGCTTACTGGAGCCTGACCGGACCCGACGGTTGGCACGTAGACCTGAGTGCCAGCGGCGGCCGGGTCAACGGTTACAGCCGAACCGAACAAGGCCAGCGCCAGGCAACCGAAGGCAGCGCCGTCACCCTGTCGGTCGAAGGCGGCTTTCCCATCGGCATCAGTGAAAACTGGGTGGTCGAACCCCAGGCGCAATTGATCAACCAGCGCGTGACCCTCGACACCGGCAACGCCGAGGACGGCAACAGCAGTGCACTGAGTACCTGGAGCGGGCGTGTGGGGGCACGGCTCAAGGGTACTTACGAGGTCAACGGCCTGGGCGTGGAGCCCTACGTGCGGACCAACCTGTGGCACACCGTCCAGAGCGCCGACGCCCTGTCCCTGGACAAGGTCGACAAGATCAGCAGCAGCCGCAAATCCTCCACCGTCGAGCTGGGCCTGGGCCTGGTCGCCCGGGTCACGCCCGTGGTGAGCCTGTATGTCAGCGCCGACTACAGCAGCGACGTCGACGACAACGACCTCAATGGCGTGATTGCCAGCCTGGGCGTACGGATGCGTTGGTGA
- a CDS encoding autotransporter outer membrane beta-barrel domain-containing protein — protein sequence MSSHDHGFKRLFNVLWVSTPFLFPIPPALAACTLTPTAGDDAYVCDSGTSPGLTDLSGNNSLTMPANGSGVIQGDVTFDEGVDHIEIHANGVIDGDVGQGSDTDDFIMTGGRILSLSQGDGLDTFTMSGGTIVDAFEDGDIAHMSGGTIGRVDMKLDDNLFDMSGGQIIGNLVTGFGQDTIILSAGRIGGNVSVSGGNDSITVSGGEIIGEIRASAGDDRLQWSGGLLHSAVLMGDGNDTALLRGLDETTLAITPSLNGGLGQDILTLEGSTSSTGARYVNWENVNLTQGSRLDLNDALVLGDSATATGTLTLDSSSVLTSTQGSVTSFTAGQLATLNNAGTVDLTRDNARTNDTLTVQGNYVGNNGQLRLQTVLGADDSPSDKLVVNGGTLTGTTAITVTNVGGAGALTTQNGIELVQAQGGAVSDSSAFSLANAVSAGAFDYRLFKGGVNGNENNWYLRSTVVAGPVAAPSPSLPALPAAVPGAAPIPLYRPEVPTWSVLPPAAAQLPLMALGTFHDRQGDQRLLTETGAFGAGWGRVYGKDLDQTWAGTVSPRFDGSIKGFQVGNDLYSAPMSGGQTQRIGFFVGHTKLNGSVDGFNLGFQGRRAGRIELDGDSYGLYWTLTDPTGGYVDAVVMGTRLDGDNRSDRGLKIDNRGHALTLSAEAGYPFAVAADWVLEPQVQVIHQKISLDTQDDGISRVEFDSDSAWTGRVGARLKGRYQVSGMPVEPYLRANLWHTFSGTDTVTFDNTDRVETQQRASTADLGVGVIMSLAPSVSVYASADYSNNLDSNQQRSMAGNFGVRVSW from the coding sequence ATGAGCTCGCACGATCATGGATTCAAGCGGCTGTTCAATGTCTTATGGGTATCGACCCCCTTCCTGTTCCCCATTCCCCCCGCCCTGGCGGCTTGTACACTGACGCCAACCGCAGGCGATGACGCCTATGTCTGCGACAGCGGCACCAGTCCCGGGCTGACGGACCTTTCCGGCAACAACAGCCTGACGATGCCTGCCAATGGCAGCGGCGTCATCCAGGGCGACGTCACGTTTGACGAAGGCGTCGATCACATCGAGATCCACGCCAATGGCGTGATTGACGGTGACGTGGGCCAAGGCTCGGACACCGACGATTTCATCATGACCGGCGGCCGCATCCTGTCCCTGTCCCAGGGTGATGGCCTCGATACGTTCACGATGTCCGGCGGCACCATTGTCGATGCGTTCGAAGACGGCGATATCGCGCACATGAGCGGCGGCACGATCGGTCGGGTCGACATGAAACTCGACGACAACCTCTTCGACATGTCGGGCGGCCAGATCATCGGTAATCTGGTGACCGGCTTCGGCCAGGACACCATCATCCTGTCGGCGGGACGCATCGGCGGCAACGTCAGCGTCAGTGGCGGCAATGACAGCATTACCGTCAGCGGTGGCGAGATTATCGGCGAGATCCGTGCCAGTGCCGGCGATGACCGATTGCAGTGGAGCGGCGGCCTGCTGCACTCCGCCGTCTTGATGGGTGACGGCAATGACACGGCGCTGTTGCGCGGTCTCGATGAAACGACTCTCGCCATAACGCCAAGCCTGAATGGCGGCTTGGGCCAGGACATCCTGACCCTTGAAGGCAGCACTTCCAGCACGGGCGCCCGTTACGTCAACTGGGAGAACGTCAACCTCACCCAGGGCTCGCGCCTGGACCTGAATGACGCCCTGGTCCTGGGCGACAGCGCCACCGCCACGGGCACCCTCACCCTCGACAGCAGCAGCGTATTGACCTCGACACAGGGCAGCGTCACGTCGTTTACCGCCGGCCAACTGGCAACGCTCAACAACGCCGGGACGGTGGACCTCACCCGCGACAATGCCCGCACCAACGACACCCTCACCGTGCAGGGTAACTACGTCGGTAACAACGGCCAGCTACGCCTGCAAACGGTGTTGGGGGCCGATGATTCCCCCAGCGACAAGTTGGTGGTCAACGGGGGAACGCTCACGGGAACCACCGCCATCACCGTCACGAATGTAGGAGGTGCTGGCGCGTTGACCACGCAGAACGGCATCGAGCTGGTCCAGGCCCAGGGCGGCGCGGTCAGCGACAGCAGTGCATTTTCGCTGGCCAATGCGGTGTCTGCCGGCGCTTTCGATTACCGCTTGTTCAAGGGCGGCGTGAACGGCAATGAAAACAACTGGTACCTGCGCTCAACCGTGGTCGCCGGACCGGTGGCGGCGCCCAGCCCGAGTTTGCCGGCGTTACCGGCTGCGGTGCCGGGCGCCGCGCCCATTCCCCTGTATCGTCCCGAAGTGCCCACCTGGTCGGTGTTGCCGCCGGCCGCGGCGCAACTGCCCCTGATGGCTCTGGGCACCTTCCATGACCGCCAGGGCGACCAGCGCCTGCTCACCGAAACCGGTGCGTTCGGCGCCGGTTGGGGCCGAGTCTATGGCAAGGATCTGGACCAGACCTGGGCCGGTACGGTTTCGCCTCGGTTCGACGGCTCGATCAAAGGCTTCCAGGTGGGCAACGACCTATACAGCGCGCCGATGTCCGGCGGCCAGACCCAACGCATCGGGTTCTTCGTCGGCCACACCAAACTGAACGGTAGCGTCGACGGCTTCAACCTGGGCTTCCAGGGCCGACGCGCCGGCAGGATAGAACTTGACGGCGACAGCTACGGGCTCTACTGGACGCTCACCGACCCTACCGGCGGCTATGTCGATGCGGTGGTGATGGGCACCCGGCTGGACGGCGACAACCGCTCAGACCGTGGTCTCAAGATCGACAATCGCGGACACGCCCTGACCCTCTCCGCGGAGGCCGGCTATCCATTCGCCGTGGCCGCCGACTGGGTCCTGGAACCCCAGGTCCAGGTCATCCACCAGAAAATCTCCCTGGATACCCAGGACGATGGGATCTCCAGGGTCGAATTCGATTCCGACAGCGCCTGGACCGGCCGTGTCGGCGCTCGGCTCAAGGGCCGCTATCAAGTCAGCGGCATGCCCGTCGAACCGTATCTGCGCGCCAACCTATGGCACACATTCTCCGGCACCGATACGGTCACGTTCGACAACACCGACCGGGTCGAAACCCAACAGCGCGCCTCCACCGCAGACCTGGGCGTCGGCGTCATCATGAGCCTGGCCCCCTCGGTCAGCGTCTACGCCAGCGCCGACTACAGCAACAACCTGGACAGCAATCAGCAACGCAGCATGGCGGGAAATTTCGGTGTGCGGGTCAGTTGGTGA
- a CDS encoding endonuclease/exonuclease/phosphatase family protein: MSDSGVNVTRDPDWRAVESVPLGTPAAVHRLQVLTVNTHKGFTALNRRFILPELREAVRSTGADLVFLQEVLGEHDRHASRYDNWPQTSQYEFLADSMWSDFAYGRNAVYPDGHHGNALLSKYPIRQFRNLDVSITGPERRGLLHCVLDVPGHAEVHGICVHLSLLESHRQLQLKLLCQLLESLPEDAPVIIAGDFNDWQLRGNLTLAQRQYLHEAFEHHHGRPARTYPARFPLLRLDRIYLRNATSHAPKILGSKPWTHLSDHLPLSVEVHL; encoded by the coding sequence ATGTCTGATTCAGGAGTGAACGTGACTCGCGATCCCGACTGGCGGGCTGTCGAATCGGTGCCATTGGGCACACCTGCGGCGGTCCATCGGCTGCAGGTGCTGACGGTCAACACCCATAAGGGCTTCACCGCCCTCAACCGTCGTTTCATCCTGCCGGAACTCCGTGAGGCGGTGCGCAGTACCGGTGCCGACCTGGTTTTCCTGCAGGAAGTCCTGGGCGAGCATGACCGTCATGCCTCGCGCTACGACAACTGGCCCCAGACGTCCCAGTACGAATTCCTTGCCGACAGCATGTGGAGCGACTTCGCCTACGGGCGCAACGCGGTATACCCCGATGGCCACCATGGCAACGCCCTGCTGTCCAAATACCCGATCCGCCAGTTCCGCAACCTCGACGTTTCCATCACCGGCCCGGAACGGCGTGGGTTGCTACATTGCGTGCTGGACGTGCCGGGCCACGCCGAGGTCCATGGCATTTGCGTGCACCTGAGCCTGTTGGAAAGCCATCGCCAACTGCAGCTCAAACTGCTCTGCCAATTGCTCGAATCCCTGCCCGAGGACGCCCCGGTGATCATCGCCGGCGACTTCAACGACTGGCAATTGCGCGGCAACCTCACCCTCGCCCAACGCCAGTATCTGCATGAAGCCTTCGAACACCACCACGGTCGCCCGGCCAGGACCTACCCGGCCCGCTTCCCCCTGCTGCGCCTGGACCGCATCTACTTGCGCAACGCCACCAGCCACGCCCCGAAAATCCTCGGCAGCAAGCCCTGGACGCACCTGAGCGATCACCTGCCGCTGTCGGTGGAAGTGCACCTTTGA
- a CDS encoding PIG-L deacetylase family protein codes for MKLASRLQGRQHPQIWNSAPQLADIPIISTQTLIPAGARAVILSPHPGDEIGACGGLLQLLSNLDYPMLLISVTDGDLNHPASPLWTDERLRIYRPHPQESVDALHRLGIPTHGLQWVRGGFPEKALTEHEAQLTAFIGHYLRPGDVVFSTWRKDGDSDHETVGRAGALAAESVGATFNELPVWAWHWPVREQNKIPWHRARKLRLDVWTTARKRHAMHAYASQLNGEPASGIAPLVPRVILDRMGLPYEIVFI; via the coding sequence ATGAAACTTGCCTCTCGCTTGCAAGGCCGGCAGCACCCGCAAATCTGGAACAGCGCGCCCCAGTTGGCCGACATTCCCATCATCAGCACCCAGACACTCATTCCTGCCGGCGCCCGTGCCGTCATCCTCTCCCCGCACCCTGGCGATGAAATCGGCGCCTGTGGCGGGTTGCTCCAATTGCTGAGCAATCTTGACTATCCCATGTTGCTGATCTCGGTCACCGACGGCGACCTCAACCACCCCGCTTCGCCGCTGTGGACCGATGAACGCCTGCGCATCTATCGCCCCCATCCCCAGGAAAGCGTGGACGCCCTGCATCGCCTGGGTATACCGACCCATGGCTTGCAGTGGGTGCGCGGCGGCTTCCCGGAAAAGGCCCTGACCGAACATGAGGCACAGCTGACCGCCTTCATCGGCCATTACCTACGACCCGGCGACGTGGTGTTCAGCACCTGGCGCAAGGACGGCGACAGCGATCACGAAACCGTCGGCCGCGCCGGTGCCCTGGCGGCCGAAAGCGTGGGCGCGACGTTCAACGAGTTGCCGGTGTGGGCCTGGCACTGGCCGGTGCGCGAGCAAAACAAGATTCCCTGGCACCGTGCGCGGAAACTGCGCCTGGACGTCTGGACCACCGCCCGCAAGCGTCACGCGATGCACGCCTACGCCAGCCAGCTCAACGGCGAACCCGCCAGCGGCATCGCCCCGCTGGTGCCGCGAGTCATCCTGGACCGCATGGGGTTGCCGTACGAGATCGTGTTTATCTGA
- the glgX gene encoding glycogen debranching protein GlgX — MTRPKKTTPPPVIEASRIREGLPFPLGATWDGLGVNFALFSANATKVELCIFDDTGEVELERIELPEYTDEIYHGYLPDAHPGLIYGYRVYGPYDPENGHRFNPNKLLIDPYAKQLVGQLKWSEALFGYTIGHPDGDLSFDERDSAPFVPKCKVIDPAHTWGHDHRVSVPWDKTILYETHVRGISMRHPAVPENLRGTFAGLMVDDVLEHIRKLGVSSVELLPIHAFVNDQHLLHKGMTNYWGYNSIAFFAPDPRYLASGKIAEFKEMVAHLHDANLEVILDVVYNHTAEGNEQGPTLSMRGIDNASYYRLMPDDKRYYINDSGTGNTLDLSHPCVLQMVTDSLRYWATEMHVDGFRFDLATILGRYHDGFDERHSFLVACRQDPVLRQVKMIAEPWDCGPGGYQVGRFPPGWVEWNDKFRDTVRAFWKGDDGQLADFASRMTASGEMFNQRGRRPYASVNFVTAHDGFTLHDLVSYNDKHNEANDENNQDGSNNNLSWNHGVEGPTGDPQINALRHRQMRNFFATLLLAQGTPMIVAGDEFARTQHGNNNAYCQDSEIGWVNWDLSEDGAALLQFVKRLIKLRLAYPILRRGRFLVGNYNEDIGVKDVTWLAPDGSEMTIEQWEDSHGRCLGMLMDGRAQETGIRRKGGDATLLLVVNAHHDIVNFRLPEVPEGSFWTCMLDTNQPTVQGQERFDFDSEYSVTGRSLLLFELQREDEKQDR; from the coding sequence ATGACCCGTCCAAAGAAAACCACCCCGCCGCCTGTTATCGAGGCCTCGCGGATTCGTGAAGGGCTGCCGTTCCCGCTCGGCGCGACCTGGGATGGCCTGGGGGTCAATTTCGCGTTGTTCTCAGCCAACGCCACCAAGGTCGAACTGTGCATTTTCGATGACACCGGCGAGGTCGAACTCGAACGCATCGAACTGCCGGAGTACACCGACGAGATCTACCACGGCTATCTGCCCGATGCCCATCCGGGGTTGATCTACGGTTACCGGGTCTACGGTCCCTACGATCCGGAAAACGGCCATCGATTCAACCCCAACAAACTGCTGATCGACCCCTACGCCAAGCAACTGGTGGGCCAATTGAAATGGTCCGAGGCGCTGTTCGGCTACACCATCGGCCATCCCGATGGAGACCTCAGCTTCGATGAACGCGACAGCGCCCCGTTCGTGCCCAAGTGCAAGGTGATCGACCCGGCCCACACCTGGGGCCATGACCATCGCGTCAGCGTGCCTTGGGACAAGACCATCCTGTACGAGACCCACGTGCGTGGCATCAGCATGCGTCACCCCGCAGTACCGGAGAATCTGCGCGGGACCTTCGCCGGGCTGATGGTCGACGACGTGCTTGAACACATTCGCAAGCTGGGTGTGTCGTCGGTCGAGCTCTTGCCCATCCACGCCTTCGTCAACGACCAGCACCTGTTGCACAAAGGCATGACCAACTACTGGGGCTACAACAGCATCGCGTTCTTTGCCCCGGACCCACGCTACCTGGCCAGCGGCAAGATCGCCGAGTTCAAGGAAATGGTTGCGCACCTGCACGACGCCAACCTGGAAGTCATTCTCGACGTGGTCTACAACCACACCGCCGAAGGCAACGAGCAAGGCCCGACCCTGTCCATGCGTGGCATCGACAACGCCTCCTATTACCGGCTGATGCCCGACGACAAACGCTACTACATCAACGACTCAGGCACCGGCAACACCCTGGACCTGAGCCATCCGTGTGTGTTGCAGATGGTCACCGACTCCCTGCGCTACTGGGCCACGGAGATGCACGTCGACGGCTTCCGCTTCGACCTTGCAACCATCCTCGGCCGGTATCACGACGGTTTCGACGAGCGCCACAGTTTCCTCGTCGCCTGCCGCCAGGACCCGGTGCTGCGCCAGGTGAAAATGATTGCCGAGCCCTGGGACTGCGGTCCCGGGGGCTATCAGGTGGGACGTTTCCCACCGGGCTGGGTCGAGTGGAACGACAAGTTTCGCGATACCGTGCGGGCGTTCTGGAAAGGCGACGACGGCCAGCTCGCCGACTTCGCCAGCCGCATGACCGCCTCGGGCGAGATGTTCAACCAGCGCGGGCGGCGCCCCTATGCCTCGGTGAACTTCGTCACCGCCCACGACGGTTTTACCCTGCATGACCTGGTGTCCTACAACGACAAGCACAACGAAGCCAACGATGAAAACAATCAGGACGGCAGCAACAACAACCTGTCCTGGAACCACGGCGTCGAAGGCCCGACGGGTGATCCGCAGATCAATGCCCTGCGTCATCGGCAGATGCGCAATTTCTTCGCGACCCTGCTCTTGGCCCAAGGCACGCCGATGATCGTCGCCGGGGACGAGTTCGCCCGTACCCAGCATGGCAACAACAATGCCTACTGCCAGGACAGCGAGATCGGCTGGGTCAACTGGGATCTCAGCGAAGATGGCGCGGCACTGCTCCAGTTCGTCAAACGCCTGATCAAGTTGCGCCTGGCCTACCCGATCCTGCGGCGCGGACGGTTCCTGGTGGGGAATTACAACGAGGACATCGGCGTCAAGGACGTGACCTGGCTGGCGCCGGACGGCAGCGAAATGACCATTGAGCAATGGGAGGACAGCCATGGTCGCTGCCTGGGGATGCTGATGGACGGCCGCGCCCAGGAAACCGGCATCCGCCGCAAGGGCGGTGATGCGACTTTGCTGCTGGTGGTCAATGCGCACCATGACATCGTCAATTTCCGCCTGCCGGAAGTGCCCGAAGGCAGTTTCTGGACCTGCATGCTGGACACCAACCAACCGACGGTGCAAGGACAGGAGCGCTTCGATTTCGATTCCGAATACTCCGTCACGGGTCGCTCATTGCTGTTGTTCGAGTTGCAGCGCGAAGACGAAAAACAGGATCGGTGA
- a CDS encoding DUF2934 domain-containing protein, with translation MSTDDKRIREFAYQIWESEGKPAGQEKRHWEMARKLAEAEALAPSKPAKAAAKPAAAKADGIKPVAAKSTPAKASPKSAAPKAKPAAKPAAAVAPAAGKPADKKPRAARKPPAV, from the coding sequence ATGAGTACCGACGATAAACGCATTCGTGAATTCGCCTATCAGATCTGGGAATCCGAAGGTAAGCCTGCCGGGCAGGAAAAGCGCCATTGGGAGATGGCGCGCAAACTGGCCGAAGCCGAAGCGCTGGCACCGAGCAAGCCAGCCAAGGCCGCCGCTAAACCCGCAGCCGCCAAGGCCGATGGCATCAAGCCTGTAGCGGCCAAGAGCACCCCGGCCAAGGCGTCCCCAAAAAGCGCTGCGCCCAAGGCCAAGCCTGCGGCTAAACCGGCTGCGGCGGTGGCACCAGCGGCTGGTAAGCCTGCGGATAAAAAGCCACGAGCGGCGCGCAAGCCTCCGGCGGTTTGA